From Ignavibacterium sp.:
AAAGGTCGTGATACAAAATCAAATCTTTACAGAAATTTCGGAATGATGAATCCCGAAGGTTACAGAAAAGCTTTGCGCCTGATGAAGCTTGCCGAAAAGTTTAACAAACCTGTTATCACAATGCTCGATACTCCGGGCGCTTTTCCCGGAATTGAAGCTGAAGAAAGAGGACAGGCCGAAGCAATTGCAAGAAATTTATTTGAGATGGCAAGATTAAAAGTTCCGATTGTTGTTGTCATTATTGGTGAAGGTGCAAGTGGAGGAGCTTTAGGAATTGGAGTTGGTGACAGAATTCTTATGCTTGAAAATTGCTGGTACTCTGTAATCAGTCCCGAATCCTGCTCAAGCATTTTATGGAGAAGCTGGGATTACAAGGAACAAGCAGCTGAAGCATTGAAACTTACTGCTCCGGATTTACTCGAGCAGGGAATAATTGACAGAATAATTCCCGAACCACTCGGCGGTGCACACAAAGATCACAAGCAAATGGCAGAAACATTAAAGAGTGCTTTGATAGAAGAACTTGATGCACTAATAAAAATTAAACCTGAAAAACTTGTCTCATCAAGAATAGAAAAGTTTGGTAAAATGGGAGTGTTTGTAGAGTAACAAATTTTTCTAGTGGAGCGAACAATCAAAAGTTCGCTCCAGCACTTTAATCACATTTCAAATTTTCTCAAATCTAAAATCCCTGAATTTCTTTATGTTTACAAAAACAAATTGAAATCTTATGTTCAAACATTATTCTTATGTCCGTGTCCGGTATGCTGACACAGATCAGATGAAGTATGCATACAATGGAAAATATTTTGAATATTTTGAAGTCGGAAGAACCGAAATGATGCGTGAAGTCGGGCTTCCTTACAAAGTAATCGAGGAGAACGGATATTTTATGCCTGTGATTGAAACTAAAATTACTTTTCACAGCCCTGCATATTATGATGAACTTCTTGAAGTTGAAACAAGAGTTGAACAGCTGCCAACCTCAAAAGTGCATATTGATCATGTCGTGAAAGCAAAGGAAAGAAATGTTGTAGTAGCAACGGGTTATGTTGAACTTGCATTTCTTAATGCTCAAACATACCGACCAACACGAGCACCAAAGTTTTTTATTGATGCGATTAAAAAGTTTTATGAAACATGAAACAATCCGAACAAATAAAACAAATTATTAATCTTGCTTTACAGGAAGACATTGGCAGTGGAGATATTACTTCGCTTGCAACGATTAAAAAAAATCAAATTGCTATTGGAAAATTTTTAGTGAAGGATAACGGTGTTATTGCTGGATTATCAATAGCAAAACTGGTGTTTCGGTCTCTCGATAAGAAAATAAAATTAAAAGTTTTAATTGAAGATGGTTTTGAAGTTAAGCCGGGTGATGTTGTTGCAGAAGTTTCGGGAAATGCGAGAGCAATATTAAGTGCTGAGAGAACTGCACTCAATTTTCTTCAGAGGATGAGTGGAATAGCTACTGCATCTTCTATCTATGCAAAAGCAGTTTCTCACACAAAAGCAAAAGTAATTGATACGAGGAAAACTGCTCCGGGATTAAGAATGATTGATAAGATTGCAGTTAAAATTGGTGGCTGTGATAATCATCGTTTAGGTCTTTATGATATGTTCTTAATAAAAGATAATCATATCGAAATTTCCGGTTCAATCACAAAAGCAGTTGAAGCTTGCAGAAAATTTATGCGGAAGAAAAAGAAAAAATTTTTAATTGAAGTTGAAACAAAAAATTTAGACGAAGTTCTGGAAGCTCTTGAATGTAAAGCTGATATGATAATGCTTGATAATTTTAATATTGAAGAAATGAGAAAAGCAGTTGAATTGATAAATGGTAAATGTAAAGTTGAAGCTTCAGGTGGAGTTAATCTAAATACAATTAAAGCAATAGCTGAAACGGGAGTTGATTACATTTCTGTTGGAGGATTAACTCACAGTGTCAAAGCTCTCGATATTTCACTTGAAATAACACCACTCTGATTTCAGATGTTAAATAAACTAAAAGAATTAACCAAAGACACTGCTATCTACGGAATAAGCACAATGGTTGGGAGATTTCTCAACTTTATTCTTGTTCCGTTCTTTACAAATATTTTTGACCCGAATGAATATGGTTATGTAATGTTGCTTTATGCTTACATCGGATTGTTTAATATAATTTTTGTTTATGGACTTGATTCTGCCTTTCTTAAGTACGCTGCATTCAAAGACATCGGTGATGAGAAAGACAATTTTTCAACTCCTTATTTAAGTATCCTTTTCACTTCCATTCTGTTCACTTTAGTTATTATTCTTTTTAAAAATCCGATTGGCTATGCGATAAATCTTCCGGAGAATTTTAACTATCTGATCATCTATTCTGTTCTGATAATTTTCTTTGATTCAAATGCATCAATACCATTTTTAAAATTAAGACTTGAGCGCAAAGCAAAGTTTTTTTCATTGCTCAAAGTTTCGAATATCTCAATAAACATTGCTGCAAACTTCATTCTTATTTTGAAGTTTAAACTTGGTATCGAAGCAATTTTTATAAGTAATCTTATTGCGTCTGCTTTAACGCTGATATTTCTTCTTCCAACCATTCTAAAAAATTTCAGACCAAAAATTCATTCTTTACTTTATAAAAGACTTTTGAAATTTGGTCTTCCATATCTTCCTGCAGGACTTGCAGTGATGATTGTTCAGGTTATTGATGTACCGATTCTTCAGGCATTAACGGATGTTGATACGGTCGGAATTTATAAAGCAAATTATAAGCTCGGAATTTTTATGATGCTGTTTGTAAGTATGTTTCAATATGCCTGGCAACCATTTTTTCTGAATAATGCAAAAGAAGAAAATGCAAAAGAAATTTTCTCAAAAGTTCTTACTTACTTTACTGTTGTCGGAAGTGTGCTGCTTGTTGTTCTTTCTCTTTTTATAAGTGAACTTGTGAAATTAAACTTTGCCGGTTTTTATCTACTTGGTCAAAAATACTGGAGCGGAATTCCTATCGTACCAATAATTTTACTCGGATATTTTTTTAATGGACTTTATGTGGTTTTTTCCGCAGGAATCTACATTGAAGAAAAAAGTATTTTCGCTCCGATTGTCACAGGACTTGGTGCTCTTGTTAATGTTGTTGTTAATTATGCTTTGATTCCTTCTCTCAATATAATTGGCGCCGCACTTGCAACACTTGCAAGTTATGTTGTGATGGCTGCAGGATATTACATTGTAACTCAAAAGTATTATCACATCCATTATGAGTATGGAAAAATTTTGAAGATGTTTTTTGCTCTTTCAATAATTGGAATTTTACTTTATTCATCATTATTGAATTTGGAAAATGCAATTCCGTTCAAACTAATAATTTCAGTGGCATATTTGCTTTATATACTTTTCTTTGTGTTTGATAAAAAAGAATTTCAGTTTATTAAAAATAATCTTATTAAAAGAAGAAATGTCTGAAACAATTGAAATAAAAATTAAAAGACTTAGTGACGAATTTTCTGATGTTCAACTTCCTGCTTACGCTACTGAAGGAAGTGCCGGAATGGATATTCGAGCTGCAGTTAAAAGTGAATTAATAATTGAACCGGGAAAAGTTGCTTTAGTGCCAACAAACATTTCTGTTGAAATCCCAAACGGTTATGAAATTCAGGTTAGACCGAGAAGCGGACTTGCAGCGAATCATTCAATCGGAATATTAAATTCACCAGGCACAATTGATTCTGATTATCGTGGTGAAGT
This genomic window contains:
- a CDS encoding acetyl-CoA carboxylase carboxyltransferase subunit alpha gives rise to the protein MAKTILDFEKPIFELEQKLEEMRKFSDRLDIEKDMVRLEEKVRQLKEEVYKGLTRWQRVQLARHPERPYTLDYIYAMTESFVELHGDRLFRDDKAIVGGLAQLGNHKVVIMGQQKGRDTKSNLYRNFGMMNPEGYRKALRLMKLAEKFNKPVITMLDTPGAFPGIEAEERGQAEAIARNLFEMARLKVPIVVVIIGEGASGGALGIGVGDRILMLENCWYSVISPESCSSILWRSWDYKEQAAEALKLTAPDLLEQGIIDRIIPEPLGGAHKDHKQMAETLKSALIEELDALIKIKPEKLVSSRIEKFGKMGVFVE
- a CDS encoding thioesterase family protein, producing MFKHYSYVRVRYADTDQMKYAYNGKYFEYFEVGRTEMMREVGLPYKVIEENGYFMPVIETKITFHSPAYYDELLEVETRVEQLPTSKVHIDHVVKAKERNVVVATGYVELAFLNAQTYRPTRAPKFFIDAIKKFYET
- the nadC gene encoding carboxylating nicotinate-nucleotide diphosphorylase; protein product: MKQSEQIKQIINLALQEDIGSGDITSLATIKKNQIAIGKFLVKDNGVIAGLSIAKLVFRSLDKKIKLKVLIEDGFEVKPGDVVAEVSGNARAILSAERTALNFLQRMSGIATASSIYAKAVSHTKAKVIDTRKTAPGLRMIDKIAVKIGGCDNHRLGLYDMFLIKDNHIEISGSITKAVEACRKFMRKKKKKFLIEVETKNLDEVLEALECKADMIMLDNFNIEEMRKAVELINGKCKVEASGGVNLNTIKAIAETGVDYISVGGLTHSVKALDISLEITPL
- a CDS encoding oligosaccharide flippase family protein, which encodes MLNKLKELTKDTAIYGISTMVGRFLNFILVPFFTNIFDPNEYGYVMLLYAYIGLFNIIFVYGLDSAFLKYAAFKDIGDEKDNFSTPYLSILFTSILFTLVIILFKNPIGYAINLPENFNYLIIYSVLIIFFDSNASIPFLKLRLERKAKFFSLLKVSNISINIAANFILILKFKLGIEAIFISNLIASALTLIFLLPTILKNFRPKIHSLLYKRLLKFGLPYLPAGLAVMIVQVIDVPILQALTDVDTVGIYKANYKLGIFMMLFVSMFQYAWQPFFLNNAKEENAKEIFSKVLTYFTVVGSVLLVVLSLFISELVKLNFAGFYLLGQKYWSGIPIVPIILLGYFFNGLYVVFSAGIYIEEKSIFAPIVTGLGALVNVVVNYALIPSLNIIGAALATLASYVVMAAGYYIVTQKYYHIHYEYGKILKMFFALSIIGILLYSSLLNLENAIPFKLIISVAYLLYILFFVFDKKEFQFIKNNLIKRRNV
- the dut gene encoding dUTP diphosphatase, with amino-acid sequence MSETIEIKIKRLSDEFSDVQLPAYATEGSAGMDIRAAVKSELIIEPGKVALVPTNISVEIPNGYEIQVRPRSGLAANHSIGILNSPGTIDSDYRGEVKIILMNFGNEPFVIHRGDRIAQLVVSKVYQAKIIETENLNSSKRGEGGFGHTGKK